One window of Klebsiella quasivariicola genomic DNA carries:
- the rpoB gene encoding DNA-directed RNA polymerase subunit beta, which translates to MVYSYTEKKRIRKDFGKRPQVLDVPYLLSIQLDSFQKFIEQDPEGQYGLEAAFRSVFPIQSYSGNSELQYVSYRLGEPVFDVKECQIRGVTYSAPLRVKLRLVIYEREAPEGTVKDIKEQEVYMGEIPLMTDNGTFVINGTERVIVSQLHRSPGVFFDSDKGKTHSSGKVLYNARIIPYRGSWLDFEFDPKDNLFVRIDRRRKLPATIILRALNYTTEQILDLFFEKVVFEIRDNKLQMELIPERLRGETASFDIEANGKVYVEKGRRITARHIRQLEKDDIKHIEVPVEYIAGKVAAKDYIDEATGELICPANMELSLDLLAKLSQSGHKRIETLFTNDLDHGPYISETVRVDPTNDRLSALVEIYRMMRPGEPPTREAAESLFENLFFSEDRYDLSAVGRMKFNRSLLRDEIEGSGILSKDDIIEVMKKLIDIRNGKGEVDDIDHLGNRRIRSVGEMAENQFRVGLVRVERAVKERLSLGDLDTLMPQDMINAKPISAAVKEFFGSSQLSQFMDQNNPLSEITHKRRISALGPGGLTRERAGFEVRDVHPTHYGRVCPIETPEGPNIGLINSLSVYAQTNEYGFLETPYRKVTDGVVTDEIHYLSAIEEGNYVIAQANSNLDDEGHFVEDLVTCRSKGESSLFSRDQVDYMDVSTQQVVSVGASLIPFLEHDDANRALMGANMQRQAVPTLRADKPLVGTGMERAVAVDSGVTAVAKRGGTVQYVDASRIVIKVNEDEMYPGEAGIDIYNLTKYTRSNQNTCINQMPCVSLGEPIERGDVLADGPSTDLGELALGQNMRVAFMPWNGYNFEDSILVSERVVQEDRFTTIHIQELACVSRDTKLGPEEITADIPNVGEAALSKLDESGIVYIGAEVTGGDILVGKVTPKGETQLTPEEKLLRAIFGEKASDVKDSSLRVPNGVSGTVIDVQVFTRDGVEKDKRALEIEEMQLKQAKKDLSEELQILEAGLFSRIYAVLVAGGVEAEKLDKLPRDRWLELGLTDEEKQNQLEQLAEQYDELKHEFEKKLEAKRRKITQGDDLAPGVLKIVKVYLAVKRRIQPGDKMAGRHGNKGVISKINPIEDMPHDANGTPVDIVLNPLGVPSRMNIGQILETHLGMAAKGIGDKINAMLKQQQEVAKLREFIQRAYDLGADVRQKVDLNTFSDEEVLRLAENLRKGMPIATPVFDGAKEAEIKALLQLGDLPTSGQITLFDGRTGEQFERPVTVGYMYMLKLNHLVDDKMHARSTGSYSLVTQQPLGGKAQFGGQRFGEMEVWALEAYGAAYTLQEMLTVKSDDVNGRTKMYKNIVDGNHQMEPGMPESFNVLLKEIRSLGINIELEDE; encoded by the coding sequence ATGGTTTACTCCTATACCGAGAAAAAACGTATTCGTAAGGATTTTGGTAAACGTCCACAAGTTCTGGATGTTCCATATCTCCTTTCTATCCAGCTTGACTCGTTCCAGAAGTTTATCGAGCAAGATCCTGAAGGGCAGTATGGTCTGGAAGCTGCTTTCCGTTCCGTATTCCCGATTCAGAGCTACAGCGGTAATTCCGAGCTGCAATACGTCAGCTACCGTCTGGGCGAACCGGTTTTTGATGTTAAAGAATGTCAGATCCGTGGCGTGACTTATTCTGCACCGCTGCGTGTAAAACTGCGTCTGGTGATCTACGAGCGTGAAGCGCCGGAAGGCACCGTCAAAGACATCAAAGAACAAGAAGTCTACATGGGCGAAATCCCGCTCATGACCGACAACGGTACCTTTGTCATCAACGGTACCGAGCGTGTTATCGTTTCTCAGCTGCACCGTAGCCCGGGCGTCTTCTTTGACAGTGACAAAGGTAAGACCCACTCTTCCGGTAAGGTCCTGTATAACGCACGTATCATTCCTTACCGCGGTTCCTGGCTGGACTTCGAATTCGACCCGAAAGACAACCTGTTCGTTCGTATCGACCGTCGTCGTAAGCTGCCGGCTACCATCATCCTGCGCGCGCTGAATTACACCACTGAGCAGATCCTTGACCTGTTCTTCGAAAAAGTGGTCTTTGAAATTCGCGACAACAAGCTGCAGATGGAGCTGATTCCGGAGCGTCTGCGCGGTGAAACCGCCTCCTTCGATATCGAAGCCAACGGTAAAGTGTACGTTGAGAAAGGTCGTCGCATCACGGCGCGTCACATCCGTCAGCTGGAAAAAGACGATATCAAGCATATCGAAGTGCCGGTTGAATACATCGCGGGCAAAGTGGCGGCTAAAGACTATATCGATGAAGCGACTGGCGAACTGATCTGCCCGGCGAACATGGAGCTGAGCCTGGATCTGCTGGCTAAGCTGAGCCAGTCTGGCCACAAGCGTATCGAAACGCTGTTCACCAACGATCTGGACCACGGCCCGTACATCTCTGAAACGGTACGCGTCGACCCGACTAACGATCGTCTGAGCGCGCTGGTAGAAATCTACCGTATGATGCGCCCTGGTGAGCCGCCGACTCGTGAAGCCGCTGAAAGTCTGTTCGAGAACCTGTTCTTCTCCGAAGACCGCTACGATCTGTCCGCGGTTGGTCGTATGAAGTTCAACCGTTCGCTGCTGCGTGACGAAATTGAAGGTTCCGGTATCCTGAGCAAAGACGACATCATCGAAGTGATGAAGAAGCTCATCGATATCCGTAACGGTAAAGGCGAAGTCGATGATATCGACCACCTCGGCAACCGTCGTATCCGTTCCGTTGGTGAAATGGCGGAAAACCAGTTCCGCGTTGGCCTGGTGCGTGTAGAGCGTGCGGTGAAAGAGCGTCTGTCTCTGGGCGATCTGGATACCCTGATGCCTCAGGATATGATCAACGCCAAGCCGATTTCCGCAGCAGTGAAAGAGTTCTTTGGTTCCAGCCAGCTGTCCCAGTTTATGGACCAGAACAACCCGCTGTCTGAGATTACGCACAAACGTCGTATCTCCGCACTCGGCCCAGGCGGTCTGACCCGTGAACGCGCAGGCTTCGAAGTTCGAGACGTACACCCGACTCACTATGGTCGCGTATGTCCAATCGAAACGCCTGAAGGTCCGAACATCGGTCTGATCAACTCCCTGTCCGTGTACGCACAGACTAACGAATACGGTTTCCTTGAGACCCCGTATCGTAAAGTGACCGACGGTGTTGTTACCGACGAAATTCATTACCTGTCTGCTATCGAAGAAGGTAACTACGTCATCGCTCAGGCGAACTCCAACCTGGATGACGAAGGCCACTTTGTTGAAGATCTGGTTACCTGCCGTAGTAAAGGCGAATCCAGCTTGTTCAGCCGCGACCAGGTTGACTACATGGACGTATCCACCCAGCAGGTGGTATCCGTCGGTGCGTCCCTGATCCCGTTCCTGGAACACGATGACGCCAACCGTGCATTGATGGGTGCGAACATGCAACGTCAGGCGGTTCCGACTCTGCGCGCTGATAAGCCGCTGGTTGGTACCGGTATGGAACGTGCTGTTGCCGTTGACTCCGGTGTTACTGCGGTGGCTAAACGTGGCGGTACCGTTCAGTACGTGGATGCTTCCCGTATCGTTATCAAAGTTAACGAAGACGAGATGTACCCGGGCGAAGCAGGTATCGACATCTATAACCTGACCAAGTACACCCGTTCTAACCAGAACACCTGCATCAACCAGATGCCTTGCGTGTCCCTGGGCGAACCCATTGAACGCGGCGACGTCCTGGCCGACGGCCCGTCCACCGACCTCGGTGAACTGGCGCTGGGTCAGAACATGCGCGTAGCGTTCATGCCGTGGAACGGCTACAACTTCGAAGACTCCATCCTCGTATCCGAGCGTGTGGTCCAGGAAGACCGTTTCACCACCATCCACATTCAGGAACTGGCATGCGTGTCCCGTGACACCAAGCTGGGGCCGGAAGAGATCACCGCTGATATCCCGAACGTGGGTGAAGCTGCGCTCTCCAAACTGGATGAATCCGGTATCGTTTATATCGGTGCGGAAGTGACCGGCGGCGACATTCTGGTTGGTAAGGTAACCCCGAAAGGCGAGACCCAGCTGACGCCGGAAGAGAAACTGCTGCGCGCGATCTTCGGTGAGAAAGCGTCTGACGTTAAAGACTCTTCTCTGCGCGTACCGAACGGTGTCTCTGGTACCGTTATCGACGTTCAGGTGTTTACCCGTGACGGCGTAGAAAAAGACAAGCGTGCTCTTGAGATCGAAGAGATGCAGCTGAAGCAGGCTAAAAAAGACCTGTCTGAAGAACTGCAGATCCTCGAAGCTGGTCTGTTCAGCCGTATCTATGCCGTGCTGGTTGCCGGTGGCGTTGAAGCTGAGAAGCTCGACAAACTGCCGCGCGATCGCTGGCTGGAACTGGGCCTGACCGACGAAGAGAAACAAAATCAGCTGGAACAGCTGGCTGAGCAGTACGACGAACTGAAACACGAGTTCGAGAAAAAACTCGAAGCGAAACGCCGTAAAATCACCCAAGGCGACGATCTGGCACCGGGCGTGCTGAAGATTGTTAAGGTATACCTGGCCGTTAAACGCCGTATCCAGCCTGGTGACAAGATGGCAGGTCGTCACGGTAACAAGGGTGTTATCTCTAAGATCAACCCGATCGAAGATATGCCGCACGATGCTAACGGTACGCCGGTAGATATCGTACTGAACCCGCTGGGCGTACCGTCTCGTATGAACATCGGTCAGATCCTGGAAACTCACCTGGGTATGGCTGCGAAAGGCATCGGCGATAAGATCAACGCCATGCTGAAACAGCAGCAGGAAGTCGCGAAACTGCGCGAGTTCATCCAGCGTGCCTACGATCTGGGTGCTGACGTTCGTCAGAAAGTTGACCTGAATACCTTCAGCGATGAAGAAGTTCTGCGTCTGGCTGAAAACCTGCGTAAAGGTATGCCGATCGCAACGCCGGTGTTCGACGGTGCGAAAGAAGCGGAAATTAAAGCGCTGCTGCAGCTGGGCGACCTGCCGACTTCCGGTCAGATCACCCTGTTTGACGGCCGCACCGGTGAGCAGTTCGAGCGTCCGGTAACCGTGGGTTACATGTACATGCTGAAACTGAACCACCTGGTCGACGACAAAATGCACGCGCGTTCCACCGGTTCTTACAGCCTGGTTACTCAGCAGCCGCTGGGTGGTAAGGCGCAGTTCGGTGGTCAGCGCTTCGGTGAGATGGAAGTGTGGGCGCTGGAAGCATACGGCGCGGCCTACACCCTGCAGGAAATGCTCACCGTTAAGTCTGATGACGTGAACGGTCGTACCA
- the rplL gene encoding 50S ribosomal protein L7/L12 yields MSITKDQIIEAVSAMSVMDVVELISAMEEKFGVSAAAAVAVAAGPVEAAEEKTEFDVILKAAGANKVAVIKAVRGATGLGLKEAKDLVESAPAALKEGISKDDAEALKKSLEEAGAEVEVK; encoded by the coding sequence ATGTCTATCACTAAAGATCAAATCATTGAAGCAGTATCCGCTATGTCCGTAATGGACGTTGTTGAGCTGATCTCTGCAATGGAAGAAAAATTCGGTGTTTCCGCTGCTGCTGCTGTAGCTGTAGCTGCTGGCCCGGTTGAAGCTGCTGAAGAAAAAACTGAATTCGACGTAATTCTGAAAGCTGCTGGCGCTAACAAAGTTGCTGTTATCAAAGCAGTACGTGGCGCAACTGGCCTGGGTCTGAAAGAAGCTAAAGACCTGGTAGAATCTGCTCCGGCTGCACTGAAAGAAGGCATCAGCAAAGACGACGCTGAAGCTCTGAAAAAATCTCTGGAAGAAGCTGGCGCTGAAGTTGAAGTTAAATAA
- the rplJ gene encoding 50S ribosomal protein L10, producing the protein MALNLQDKQAIVAEVSEVAKGALSAVVADSRGVTVDKMTELRKAGREAGVYMRVVRNTLLRRVVEGTQFECLKDTFVGPTLIAYSMEHPGAAARLFKEFAKANAKFEVKAAAFEGELIPASQIDRLATLPTYEEAIARLMATMKEASAGKLVRTLAAVRDAKEAA; encoded by the coding sequence ATGGCTTTAAATCTTCAAGACAAACAAGCGATTGTTGCTGAAGTCAGCGAAGTAGCCAAAGGCGCGCTGTCTGCAGTAGTTGCGGATTCCCGTGGCGTAACTGTAGATAAAATGACTGAACTGCGTAAAGCAGGTCGTGAAGCTGGCGTATACATGCGTGTTGTTCGTAACACCCTGCTGCGCCGCGTCGTTGAAGGTACTCAGTTCGAGTGCCTGAAAGACACGTTTGTTGGTCCGACCCTGATTGCATACTCTATGGAACACCCGGGCGCTGCTGCTCGTCTGTTCAAAGAGTTCGCGAAAGCGAATGCAAAATTTGAGGTCAAAGCCGCTGCCTTTGAAGGTGAGCTGATCCCGGCGTCGCAGATCGACCGCCTGGCAACTCTGCCGACCTACGAAGAAGCAATTGCACGCCTGATGGCAACCATGAAAGAAGCTTCGGCTGGCAAACTGGTTCGTACTCTGGCTGCTGTACGCGATGCGAAAGAAGCTGCTTAA
- the rplA gene encoding 50S ribosomal protein L1, which translates to MAKLTKRMRVIREKVDATKQYDINEAIALLKELATAKFTESVDVAVNLGIDARKSDQNVRGATVLPHGTGRSVRVAVFTQGANAEAAKAAGAELVGMEDLAEQIKKGEMNFDVVIASPDAMRVVGQLGQVLGPRGLMPNPKVGTVTPNVAEAVKNAKAGQVRYRNDKNGIIHTTIGKVDFDADKLKENLEALLVALKKAKPTQAKGVYIKKVSISTTMGAGVAVDQAGLNASAN; encoded by the coding sequence ATGGCTAAACTGACCAAGCGCATGCGCGTGATCCGTGAGAAAGTTGATGCAACTAAACAGTACGACATCAACGAAGCCATCGCTCTGCTGAAAGAGCTGGCCACCGCTAAATTTACCGAAAGCGTAGACGTTGCCGTTAACCTCGGCATCGACGCGCGTAAATCTGACCAGAACGTCCGTGGCGCAACTGTACTGCCGCACGGTACTGGCCGTTCCGTTCGCGTAGCCGTATTTACCCAGGGCGCAAACGCTGAAGCTGCTAAAGCTGCAGGCGCTGAGCTGGTAGGTATGGAAGATCTGGCTGAGCAGATCAAAAAAGGCGAAATGAACTTTGACGTTGTTATTGCTTCCCCGGATGCAATGCGCGTTGTTGGCCAGCTGGGTCAGGTTCTGGGTCCGCGTGGCCTGATGCCGAACCCGAAAGTAGGTACCGTAACGCCGAACGTTGCTGAAGCGGTTAAAAACGCGAAAGCAGGTCAGGTTCGTTACCGTAACGACAAAAACGGCATCATCCACACCACCATCGGTAAAGTGGACTTTGACGCTGACAAACTGAAAGAAAACCTGGAAGCTCTGCTGGTTGCGCTGAAAAAAGCAAAACCGACTCAGGCGAAAGGCGTGTACATCAAGAAAGTTAGCATCTCCACCACCATGGGTGCAGGTGTTGCAGTAGATCAGGCTGGCCTGAACGCTTCTGCAAACTAA
- the rplK gene encoding 50S ribosomal protein L11, which produces MAKKVQAYVKLQVAAGMANPSPPVGPALGQQGVNIMEFCKAFNAKTDSLEKGLPIPVVITVYADRSFTFVTKTPPAAVLLKKAAGIKSGSGKPNKDKVGKISRAQLQEIAQTKAADMTGADIEAMTRSIEGTARSMGLVVED; this is translated from the coding sequence ATGGCTAAGAAAGTCCAAGCCTACGTCAAGCTGCAGGTTGCAGCTGGTATGGCGAACCCGAGCCCGCCGGTCGGCCCAGCACTGGGTCAGCAGGGCGTGAACATCATGGAATTCTGCAAAGCGTTCAACGCCAAAACTGATTCCCTGGAGAAAGGTCTGCCGATCCCGGTTGTTATCACCGTTTACGCTGACCGTTCCTTTACCTTTGTTACCAAGACTCCGCCGGCTGCTGTTCTGCTGAAGAAAGCTGCAGGCATCAAGTCTGGTTCCGGTAAGCCGAACAAAGATAAAGTGGGTAAAATCTCCCGCGCTCAGCTGCAGGAAATCGCGCAGACCAAAGCTGCCGACATGACTGGTGCCGACATTGAAGCGATGACTCGCTCCATCGAAGGTACTGCACGTTCCATGGGCCTGGTAGTGGAGGACTAA
- the nusG gene encoding transcription termination/antitermination protein NusG, whose protein sequence is MSEAPKKRWYVVQAFSGFEGRVATSLREHIKLHNMEELFGEVMVPTEEVVEIRGGQRRKSERKFFPGYVLVQMVMNDASWHLVRSVPRVMGFIGGTSDRPAPISDKEVDAIMNRLQQVGDKPRPKTLFEPGEMVRVNDGPFADFNGVVEEVDYEKSRLKVSVSIFGRATPVELDFSQVEKA, encoded by the coding sequence ATGTCTGAAGCTCCTAAAAAGCGCTGGTACGTCGTTCAGGCGTTTTCCGGTTTTGAAGGTCGCGTAGCCACGTCGCTGCGTGAACATATCAAATTACACAACATGGAAGAGTTGTTTGGCGAAGTCATGGTTCCGACTGAAGAAGTGGTTGAGATCCGTGGCGGTCAGCGTCGCAAAAGCGAACGTAAATTCTTCCCGGGCTATGTCCTTGTTCAGATGGTCATGAACGACGCAAGCTGGCACCTGGTGCGCAGCGTACCGCGCGTGATGGGCTTCATCGGCGGCACCTCTGACCGTCCGGCGCCGATCAGCGACAAAGAAGTCGACGCTATCATGAACCGCCTGCAGCAGGTTGGCGATAAGCCGCGTCCGAAAACGCTGTTTGAACCGGGTGAAATGGTTCGTGTTAACGACGGTCCGTTCGCTGACTTTAACGGCGTGGTTGAAGAAGTGGACTACGAGAAGTCTCGCCTGAAAGTTTCCGTTTCTATCTTCGGTCGCGCGACCCCGGTAGAACTGGACTTCAGCCAGGTTGAGAAGGCGTAA
- the secE gene encoding preprotein translocase subunit SecE: MSANTEAQGSGRGLEAMKWIIVAVLLIVAIVGNFLYRDIMLAVRALAVVILIAAAGGVALLTTKGKATVAFAREARTEVRKVIWPTRQETLHTTLIVAAVTAVMSLILWGLDGILVRLVSFITGLRF, from the coding sequence ATGAGTGCGAATACCGAAGCTCAAGGGAGCGGGCGCGGCCTGGAAGCGATGAAGTGGATTATCGTTGCCGTGCTGCTGATCGTGGCGATCGTGGGCAACTTCCTTTATCGCGACATTATGCTGGCGGTGCGTGCGCTGGCCGTGGTTATTCTTATTGCTGCTGCCGGTGGCGTCGCGCTGTTGACGACGAAAGGTAAGGCGACCGTTGCTTTTGCTCGCGAAGCGAGAACCGAAGTTCGTAAAGTGATTTGGCCGACTCGCCAGGAAACGCTGCATACTACGCTGATTGTTGCTGCCGTGACTGCAGTAATGTCACTGATCCTGTGGGGACTGGATGGTATTCTGGTTCGCCTGGTCTCCTTTATCACTGGCCTGAGGTTCTGA
- the tuf gene encoding elongation factor Tu, which produces MSKEKFERTKPHVNVGTIGHVDHGKTTLTAAITTVLAKTYGGSARAFDQIDNAPEEKARGITINTSHVEYDTPTRHYAHVDCPGHADYVKNMITGAAQMDGAILVVAATDGPMPQTREHILLGRQVGVPYIIVFLNKCDMVDDEELLELVEMEVRELLSQYDFPGDDTPIVRGSALKALEGDAEWEAKIIELAGHLDTYIPEPERAIDKPFLLPIEDVFSISGRGTVVTGRVERGIIKVGEEVEIVGIKETAKTTCTGVEMFRKLLDEGRAGENVGVLLRGIKREEIERGQVLAKPGTINPHTKFESEVYILSKDEGGRHTPFFKGYRPQFYFRTTDVTGTIELPEGVEMVMPGDNIKMVVTLIHPIAMDDGLRFAIREGGRTVGAGVVAKVLG; this is translated from the coding sequence ATGTCTAAAGAAAAGTTTGAACGTACAAAACCGCACGTTAACGTCGGTACTATCGGCCACGTTGACCATGGTAAAACAACGCTGACCGCTGCCATCACTACCGTACTGGCTAAAACCTACGGTGGTTCCGCTCGCGCATTCGACCAGATCGATAACGCGCCGGAAGAAAAAGCTCGTGGTATCACCATCAACACCTCTCACGTTGAATATGACACCCCGACTCGCCACTACGCGCACGTAGACTGCCCGGGCCACGCCGACTATGTTAAAAACATGATCACCGGTGCTGCGCAGATGGACGGCGCGATCCTGGTTGTTGCTGCGACTGACGGCCCGATGCCGCAGACTCGTGAGCACATCCTGCTGGGTCGTCAGGTAGGCGTTCCGTACATCATCGTGTTCCTGAACAAATGCGACATGGTTGATGACGAAGAGCTGCTGGAACTGGTAGAGATGGAAGTTCGTGAACTGCTGTCTCAGTACGATTTCCCGGGCGACGACACCCCGATCGTTCGTGGTTCTGCTCTGAAAGCGCTGGAAGGCGACGCAGAGTGGGAAGCGAAAATCATCGAACTGGCTGGCCACCTGGATACCTATATCCCGGAACCAGAGCGTGCGATTGACAAGCCGTTCCTGCTGCCGATCGAAGACGTATTCTCCATCTCCGGTCGTGGTACCGTTGTTACCGGTCGTGTAGAGCGCGGTATCATCAAAGTAGGTGAAGAAGTTGAAATCGTTGGTATCAAAGAAACCGCGAAAACCACCTGTACTGGCGTTGAAATGTTCCGCAAACTGCTGGACGAAGGCCGTGCTGGTGAGAACGTAGGTGTTCTGCTGCGTGGTATCAAACGTGAAGAAATCGAACGTGGTCAGGTACTGGCTAAGCCGGGCACCATCAACCCGCACACCAAGTTCGAATCTGAAGTGTACATTCTGTCCAAAGACGAAGGCGGCCGTCATACTCCGTTCTTCAAAGGCTACCGTCCGCAGTTCTACTTCCGTACTACTGACGTGACTGGCACCATCGAACTGCCGGAAGGCGTAGAGATGGTAATGCCGGGCGACAACATCAAAATGGTTGTTACCCTGATCCACCCGATCGCGATGGACGATGGTCTGCGTTTCGCAATCCGTGAAGGCGGTCGTACCGTTGGCGCGGGCGTGGTTGCTAAAGTTCTCGGCTAA